The Chlamydia trachomatis A/HAR-13 nucleotide sequence CAGTCGATGATAAAAAATCGATCCTTATGTTCAAAAAACAAGTCGACGATTCCTTGCCATAGCTCTCCTTCTTCTTGTAGTAAGAAAGTTTCCTCTGCACGTATGTTATGAGGATGTACATTCCTGAGAGCAAAGGATCCGGAAGAAAAAGGAAGAGTCGTTGAAAAGACCGTACAGATTTTTTCTGCAATAATAGACTCGTATCCTTCTAAAGGAGTGTTTTTCAATAATGTCTGAGCTTTATTGAAAATTTCTTCAAAACAAGCAGCAAAATTCCCTGCTAATGATTCTAAAAGTTTATGAATCAACGTTCCTGTTAGAGAGCCTCCAGGAAATAAAAGAGAGGGTGACAGTTCTTGAATAGGTTCCGAAAAGTGAAGATTCTCTACCGTAGAAGAGAAAGAGTGAATAGTTCGAGAAGGGAGATGTGGAAGAGAAAAGTATGTTTGTTGAGGAAGACGTTCTCTATCCGGAGTTAGAGAGCTTTCAGGAGGTTGGAAGCTGGATGAAAATAGTTCCGGAGATGAGGAAGTCAAGGTTTCTACTAAATGAGGAACGCTATGATGTTTTGTAACATTAGCATAGTTAGCAAGAGCAGAAAGTTTTTTTGTGCTTAGTGAGCGTTTCTCTATAGGAGAAAACGGAATAAATAAGAATTTTTTGGCTCTTGTGCATGCGACATACATTTCTCGCATATGAACAGAAGGAGTTTTCTCTTTTGCTTTGTTAAGGCAAGAGCAAAATACTACATCGTATTCGAGCCCTTTTGAAGAGTGAACGGTCGTAATCTTTATCATATTCTCGTCATTAGATTGCGACGAGAAAGAAAGCTCTTCATCATACTTCCCTGTAATCAGAATATTGATGAGATGTAAGAGTTTGTGATGGGGATTCTCTGTAGTTTTATCAAGATACAAGCATAGCGCTTCTAATTCTTGGAAAATGATATCTCCAAGAGGGGTTTGCAATAATGTTTCTCCTATGGTTTGAGATAAAACGTTTTCTCCCAGCAGCTTATAGAAGGTAGCTAATAGAGAATAGTGGTAGAGATGTCGATTCAGAGTGAAAAACAAAGAAGAAAACGTTTTAAGATGCTGGTGAATCTCCGTAGAGGAAAGCTGAAATAGCCGGCTCATCAAAATGGCTTGAATCTTTTGTTGATTCTCTGGGTACAGAAGGGCTTCCAATAGTAGAATCAGAAGGTAGGGGGATTCTGTGCGATCAAAAATACGTTTTTCTTTGCAGTAGGCCATGGGGATGGTGCTGTGAGTGATTAGCTTCAGAGCCTGTGGATAGTCTTGTACTAGAACAGCCATATTTCCAAATGGAATGGAATACGCTGATCGAAGATAAGAAGCGGTTTTAGAAATCCATAACGTTTCTTCTTGAATGTCTTCTGAGGAGAAGAAATGAATAGGACTGAACTCTGAGTAGGAGATCTCCGCGCTCCCTTTAGAATGTAAAGGGTGATACAGAATGTTTTGTGGAGTCTCTAGAAACGGTGTGGGAAGAGAAAACAAATGGTTGAGAGCTTGCATAAGCTCTGGGGTGGATCGGTAATTTGTATCTAAAATAAGCTGAGCTTCTTTTGGGAAGGAGTGTTTTGCTTGCAAGTATGTGGGGAGGTCTGCATTTCTCCATTCATAAATAGACTGTTTAGGGTCTCCGATAAGAAAAAGGGATCCTGAATAGTCTGGAGAAGCAAAGAGTTTAGAAAAGATCTGCCACTGACGTTTGTCAGTGTCTTGGAATTCATCGATCAAGACTAGCTGAAATTGTTTACGTAGTTGTGAGACGACAGTATCGTTGTGAGCTAGAAGAGATTCTAAAGTGGCTATGCTTTCATCATGGGAATAGGATTGTGCGCAGTGAGTTTTCAGATGTTGTTGCACGCTTTTAAGTAGCGTATGGAAAATAGGTTCTTTTTGGCAAAAAGGATGAGCTAACTGTATCCAATCTTGGAAAAAAGGATCTAAAGGAGAAGCTGGAGCACTTAATTTTTTCTTATTGCGGTTTTCCTCCTGAAACTTCTGTACCATTCCTGGGAAAAACAGCATATCCAAAGAATAAGGATTGGTTTCGAATTGTTGCACAAAAGCGGGGAGTTCCCGCTCGATAGAGAGATCGCTTTGTTTAAAACGAAGAGAGAAAGCTTGCATTTCCTCGAGAGAGAGAGGAGCTAAGTGTTGGTAGCGGGAGACCCAAGCTTTTAGTTTTTGCAGGGTTATCGATAGAGGCGAGAGCGCTAAATTTGGTGTGGAAGTGTAATCTTGAAGTAGTCTCTCTATTAGGTGGCGTGTTTGTTGGGTAGTAGCGCGGTGATGATAAGATAAGAAGGCGTATTGTTTGGGAGAGAGAACCGTGTCCCAAAGATTTTTACGTAAGTAGTCTAGGATATGCTGTTGTATGGTTTGAGGCTCTGAGAAAATAGAAGACGGCTGAATAGGCTGTATCCAAGGGAAGTGTTGCTCCAGTGTAAAACGACAAAATCCATGAATAGTAAAGATGTTCATTTCATCTAAAGTGGCCAGGCTATTACGGATCTTCATGTAAAGCTGTTTTACTTTTGTTTCTGAGGAAGAGATATATGGAGGTAAGGGAGTCCCGGGATGAGAGAGTGCTTGGGAGAAAAGACTCAATGCTTGTTTGAGGCTTGCTTGAATACGCAGTTTTAATTCATTGGTAGCTGCGTTGGTGAATGTAACTACCAGAATGTTCTTTGTCTGTTCGATCGATCCTTCTAATAACGAGCGAAGAACCACTTGTTCTATAGTGAATGTTTTCCCAGTTCCTGCAGAAGCTTCTAAGAAAAATTTCCCAGAAACAGAAGCTGTTGGTGAAAAAATATCAAAAGAGCTCATATCAGTTTTGTTGACTATCTTGATTTATAAAGAGAGAAAGAAGCTGCGAGAGCACGTCATTAGAGAGTCTTGAGCAGATTTCTTCTGTATCACGATTATGGAACCACCAAAAACTACTTGTTAGGGGGTCTTCTTCGCTATCTAAAAGTTTTTTTATACACTGTGACGCTGAATCAGTTTTTTTAATGTATTCCCAGGCTTGAGCAGAAGGAAGAGGAATTGCTTGATTTTGTAAGAGCTCATACAGGTGGATCGCGCGGATCAAGTAGGATTCTGGGGAGGAAAAAGGAGGAAGGATAGGCTCAATGTCATGAGGTGTAACGCGGAGGATGGTAGCTTCTTTAGGAAGTAGATGAGAGGCTTGTAGTAACGCTAAGGATAGGTAGGATTCTAAATAAGATTCTAGTTCAAAGGCATCTTTAGGGAATCCATGAGTTTTCTGAGTTTTCTTAAAGGCTTCTCCCGGATGCATAGAAAATAGATATACCCCTTTTGAACATACGCCATGAATCGTCCCTTGAAGATGAATATTTTTTAGGGGGAGAGATAGGAGTAGGGGAGAGACTTGTTGATCATTAGGATGGAGTGGGTCGTGAAAAAGTTGATCGGAAAATACAACAGAAAAGGGAGTTGTAGCAGGATCTTTCTGCAAAGTTTCTAAGCGTTTACTTACGGAGTCTTGTACATCGGTGTATAGAGATTCTGTAAAGGCTGAAAGATAATTAGTAGTGGGTAGAGGAGTTTTAGAAGAGAGAAGGTGGTTCCAAAAAGCTTTAGCATCGTGAGGACTAGGAAAGACTTTTTCTGATTTAGAAAATAGTGCCTTGGGATGAAAGGAAAAGCCATGTTGCGTGCTTAGGAAAAAGTTTAAAGGATCTTTGAAAGCTTTGATTAGATGTTGTAGGGATAGATGTGAAGGTAACGTCTTAGTTGTATCAGACTTAAACAGGGATGGGGCCTTGTTTTGTAGCGGGGAGACTTGAGCCATCCGGTAGTAAACCTGGTAAGACTGATGCAACGGTTCAGAAGAAAAGTTTTTTTTAGCATAGAGTTTCCCAGAAAGATGTTCTTCTTGAATAGGCACAGCA carries:
- the recB gene encoding exodeoxyribonuclease V subunit beta; protein product: MSSFDIFSPTASVSGKFFLEASAGTGKTFTIEQVVLRSLLEGSIEQTKNILVVTFTNAATNELKLRIQASLKQALSLFSQALSHPGTPLPPYISSSETKVKQLYMKIRNSLATLDEMNIFTIHGFCRFTLEQHFPWIQPIQPSSIFSEPQTIQQHILDYLRKNLWDTVLSPKQYAFLSYHHRATTQQTRHLIERLLQDYTSTPNLALSPLSITLQKLKAWVSRYQHLAPLSLEEMQAFSLRFKQSDLSIERELPAFVQQFETNPYSLDMLFFPGMVQKFQEENRNKKKLSAPASPLDPFFQDWIQLAHPFCQKEPIFHTLLKSVQQHLKTHCAQSYSHDESIATLESLLAHNDTVVSQLRKQFQLVLIDEFQDTDKRQWQIFSKLFASPDYSGSLFLIGDPKQSIYEWRNADLPTYLQAKHSFPKEAQLILDTNYRSTPELMQALNHLFSLPTPFLETPQNILYHPLHSKGSAEISYSEFSPIHFFSSEDIQEETLWISKTASYLRSAYSIPFGNMAVLVQDYPQALKLITHSTIPMAYCKEKRIFDRTESPYLLILLLEALLYPENQQKIQAILMSRLFQLSSTEIHQHLKTFSSLFFTLNRHLYHYSLLATFYKLLGENVLSQTIGETLLQTPLGDIIFQELEALCLYLDKTTENPHHKLLHLINILITGKYDEELSFSSQSNDENMIKITTVHSSKGLEYDVVFCSCLNKAKEKTPSVHMREMYVACTRAKKFLFIPFSPIEKRSLSTKKLSALANYANVTKHHSVPHLVETLTSSSPELFSSSFQPPESSLTPDRERLPQQTYFSLPHLPSRTIHSFSSTVENLHFSEPIQELSPSLLFPGGSLTGTLIHKLLESLAGNFAACFEEIFNKAQTLLKNTPLEGYESIIAEKICTVFSTTLPFSSGSFALRNVHPHNIRAEETFLLQEEGELWQGIVDLFFEHKDRFFIIDWKTSFLGDETSCYSPDQLHLYIQRQGLDRQERLYRKAAKRFLHQFNSLLQVEMAFVFIRGLDDKGNGFLQPGR